From Chiroxiphia lanceolata isolate bChiLan1 chromosome 11, bChiLan1.pri, whole genome shotgun sequence, the proteins below share one genomic window:
- the ATRIP gene encoding ATR-interacting protein isoform X2 has protein sequence MAAPPGPRKRSGPALSGGSGAGAAPPGLRNGLPPHKRPKSAAAGPADPFGDSDDFTADDLEQIDILASQALSQDPPAGLAWGPPGLPRGGREESRAEDGLMRDAFQFEVLQTQNEENKQKLKEMQDEILTKNGEIKILRDSLQQMRFAVEEQKRSYLLLEQQKSQTLSEKEKEFSKKLQSLQSELQFKDAEINELRTRLQNCERNKHVVTQTVPTTSPKKNFAVQVKPEGCSPQPGRRSFPTKESFNADMSTRPSCSSGNVMAPTSSIKEDSKMTHPEVSSVKHQEATGKNGSYNSAPKRSTRGSILLNALMKQPIVPGSLLGLCHLLSSNSEPLPGAVLQPNSLDTKSTQLPSSRTLQEETAPLVSLQEAQKLAITGLNLIAMDQGLAEGRPAEGQGGLLPLPQCRIRGAVHLLPLVEHHVGAYCRAGQLPDTAGNGSCGNHSTVSSRTSTSSVSSKEDFRLSLEETAVISLGILYYLVFYSWDVVHTLLAAGVEKGAAAAAAGDKQVSKMDKNVLCDNQCDNKEDTRTQGGLPAAPQDAPNNDRAQHSLFKKLLQVLAFSAARGSQTDRILSQSLQVLVKLAENSTMDLLINFQQLLSSQTLLHCLCPETPLPAVLLTVRLLGVLSQHQGLAAQLCSHSDTCLLLALYMYITSRPDKSASEMLWLQLEQEAVRLLTRRTGCSRPALLSPGTACQCSLEVVKALIIMLHRQWMKMRRAENSSCAHKEQIIQFLRDAVLLLHSLSQKDKLFHEHCLEVLHQYDQAMPGIRAILKKTKKLSACEELILDELYPPEPEDQGMDSS, from the exons ATGGCGGCGCCGCCCGGGCCGCGCAAGCGGAGCGGCCCCGCGCTGAGCGGGGGCAgcggcgccggggccgccccgccgggaCTCCGCAATGGGCTCCCCCCGCACAAGCGCCCCAAGAGTGCCGCGGCCGGGCCCGCCGACCCCTTCGGTGACAGCGACGACTTCACGGCGGACGACCTGGAGCAGATCGACATCCTGGCCTCGCAGGCGCTGTCGCAGGATCCGCCCGCGGGACTCGCGTGGGgacccccggggctgccccggggcgggcgggaaG aaagcagagcagaagatGGGCTGATGAGAGATGCATTCCAGTTTGAAGTACTGCAGACacagaatgaagaaaacaaacagaag CTGAAAGAAATGCAGGATGAAATTCTCActaaaaatggagaaattaaaattctgcGTGACTCACTGCAGCAGATGAGGTTTGCTGTGGAGGAACAGAAAAGATCATACCTGCTACTGGAACAGCAAAAATCTCAGACCttgagtgaaaaagaaaaagagttctCCAAAAAG TTGCAGTCGTTGCAGTCAGAGCTGCAGTTCAAGGATGCAGAAATTAATGAGTTAAGAACACGACTTCAgaactgtgaaagaaataaacatgTTGTTACTCAGACAGTTCCAACAACAAG CCCTAAAAAGAATTTTGCAGTACAAGTGAAACCAGAAGGATGTTCTCCACAGCCTGGAAGAAGATCTTTTCCTACAAAAGAATCCTTCAATGCTGACATGTCCACTAGACCATCATGTTCTTCAGGAAATGTGATGGCCCCAACTAGTTCAATCAAAGAAG ACAGTAAGATGACCCATCCTGAAGTTTCATCTGTGAAGCACCAGGAGGCAACGGGAAAAAACGGTTCCTACAACTCTGCACCTAAACGGAGCACACGAG GTTCAATCTTACTGAATGCACTGATGAAGCAGCCCATTGTCCCTGGGTCATTACTAGGATTGTGCCATCTCCTCAGCAGCAACTCTGAGCCTCTACCTGGAGCTGTGTTGCAGCCTAACTCTCTGGATAC GAAGTCCACACAactccccagcagcaggacactgcAAGAAGAAACCGCTCCTCTCGTGTCCCTGCAAGAAGCTCAAAAACTTGCAATAACAGGATTGAACTTGATCGCTATGGACCAAGGATTAGCTGAAGGAAGGCCAGcagaagggcagggagggctcctgcctctcccacagTGCAGGATCCGAGGAGCTGtgcacctcctgcccctggtGGAGCACCACGTCGGTGCCTATTGCCGGGCGGGACAACTGCCGGACACGGCTGGGAATGGTTCCTGTGGAAACCATTCCACTGTTTCTTCCAGAACCAGCACAAGTTCAGTGTCGAGTAAGGAGGACTTCAGGTTGTCTCTTGAGGAAACTGCAGTTATATCACTGGGAATCCTTTATTACTTGGTGTTCTATAGCTGGGACGTTGTCCACACATTGCTGGCTGCCGGAGTGGAaaaaggtgctgctgctgctgctgctggagacaaACAGGTTTCCAAGATGGACAAAAATGTGTTGTGTGACAATCAGTGTGATAATAAAGAAGATACCAGGACACAAGGagggctgcctgcagctccacaggATGCTCCCAATAATGATCGAGCTCAAcattctttgtttaaaaagctTCTTCAGGTTTTAGCTTTTTCTGCTGCAAGGGGTTCCCAGACTGACAGAATCCTGAGCCAGAGCCTACAGGTTTTGGTGAAATTAGCTGAAAATTCAACAATGGACTTGCTAATAAA ttttcaGCAGTTGCTGAGCAGCCAGACCCTGCTGCACTGCCTGTGTCCAGAGACCCCCCTGCCTGCCGTCCTCCTGACTGTGAGACTGCTGGGTGTCCTCTCTCAGCACCAGGGCTTGGCTGCTCAGCTGTGTTCTCACTCAG ACACCTGCCTTCTCCTTGCACTGTACATGTACATAACATCAAGACCAGATAAATCAGCATCTGAAATGCTTTGGCTTCAGCTGGAACAAGAG GCAGTCCGGCTCCTGACCCGGCGCACGGGGTGCTCCAGACCAGCACTTCTGTCACCTGGCACAGCCTGTCAGTGCAGCCTCGAG gtGGTTAAGGCACTAATTATAATGTTACACAGGCAGTGGATGAAGATGAGAAGAGCTGAGAACAGCTCGTGTGCACATAAGGAGCAAATTATTCAGTTTTTACGGGATGCTGTTTTACTCTTGCACAGCCTATCTCAGAAAGATAAGCTGTTCCATGAGCACTGCCTAGAAGTTCTCCATCAATATGACCAAGCCATGCCAGGCATAAGAGCCATTCTCAAAAAGACTAAAAAACTGAGTGCCTGTGAAG AGCTGATTTTGGATGAGTTGTATCCTCCTGAGCCAGAAGACCAAGGAATGGACTCCAGCTAG
- the ATRIP gene encoding ATR-interacting protein isoform X4: MAAPPGPRKRSGPALSGGSGAGAAPPGLRNGLPPHKRPKSAAAGPADPFGDSDDFTADDLEQIDILASQALSQDPPAGLAWGPPGLPRGGREAESRAEDGLMRDAFQFEVLQTQNEENKQKLKEMQDEILTKNGEIKILRDSLQQMRFAVEEQKRSYLLLEQQKSQTLSEKEKEFSKKLQSLQSELQFKDAEINELRTRLQNCERNKHVVTQTVPTTSPKKNFAVQVKPEGCSPQPGRRSFPTKESFNADMSTRPSCSSGNVMAPTSSIKEDSKMTHPEVSSVKHQEATGKNGSYNSAPKRSTRGSILLNALMKQPIVPGSLLGLCHLLSSNSEPLPGAVLQPNSLDTKSTQLPSSRTLQEETAPLVSLQEAQKLAITGLNLIAMDQGLAEGRPAEGQGGLLPLPQCRIRGAVHLLPLVEHHVGAYCRAGQLPDTAGNGSCGNHSTVSSRTSTSSVSSKEDFRLSLEETAVISLGILYYLVFYSWDVVHTLLAAGVEKGAAAAAAGDKQVSKMDKNVLCDNQCDNKEDTRTQGGLPAAPQDAPNNDRAQHSLFKKLLQVLAFSAARGSQTDRILSQSLQVLVKLAENSTMDLLINAQLCSHSDTCLLLALYMYITSRPDKSASEMLWLQLEQEAVRLLTRRTGCSRPALLSPGTACQCSLEVVKALIIMLHRQWMKMRRAENSSCAHKEQIIQFLRDAVLLLHSLSQKDKLFHEHCLEVLHQYDQAMPGIRAILKKTKKLSACEELILDELYPPEPEDQGMDSS, translated from the exons ATGGCGGCGCCGCCCGGGCCGCGCAAGCGGAGCGGCCCCGCGCTGAGCGGGGGCAgcggcgccggggccgccccgccgggaCTCCGCAATGGGCTCCCCCCGCACAAGCGCCCCAAGAGTGCCGCGGCCGGGCCCGCCGACCCCTTCGGTGACAGCGACGACTTCACGGCGGACGACCTGGAGCAGATCGACATCCTGGCCTCGCAGGCGCTGTCGCAGGATCCGCCCGCGGGACTCGCGTGGGgacccccggggctgccccggggcgggcgggaaG cagaaagcagagcagaagatGGGCTGATGAGAGATGCATTCCAGTTTGAAGTACTGCAGACacagaatgaagaaaacaaacagaag CTGAAAGAAATGCAGGATGAAATTCTCActaaaaatggagaaattaaaattctgcGTGACTCACTGCAGCAGATGAGGTTTGCTGTGGAGGAACAGAAAAGATCATACCTGCTACTGGAACAGCAAAAATCTCAGACCttgagtgaaaaagaaaaagagttctCCAAAAAG TTGCAGTCGTTGCAGTCAGAGCTGCAGTTCAAGGATGCAGAAATTAATGAGTTAAGAACACGACTTCAgaactgtgaaagaaataaacatgTTGTTACTCAGACAGTTCCAACAACAAG CCCTAAAAAGAATTTTGCAGTACAAGTGAAACCAGAAGGATGTTCTCCACAGCCTGGAAGAAGATCTTTTCCTACAAAAGAATCCTTCAATGCTGACATGTCCACTAGACCATCATGTTCTTCAGGAAATGTGATGGCCCCAACTAGTTCAATCAAAGAAG ACAGTAAGATGACCCATCCTGAAGTTTCATCTGTGAAGCACCAGGAGGCAACGGGAAAAAACGGTTCCTACAACTCTGCACCTAAACGGAGCACACGAG GTTCAATCTTACTGAATGCACTGATGAAGCAGCCCATTGTCCCTGGGTCATTACTAGGATTGTGCCATCTCCTCAGCAGCAACTCTGAGCCTCTACCTGGAGCTGTGTTGCAGCCTAACTCTCTGGATAC GAAGTCCACACAactccccagcagcaggacactgcAAGAAGAAACCGCTCCTCTCGTGTCCCTGCAAGAAGCTCAAAAACTTGCAATAACAGGATTGAACTTGATCGCTATGGACCAAGGATTAGCTGAAGGAAGGCCAGcagaagggcagggagggctcctgcctctcccacagTGCAGGATCCGAGGAGCTGtgcacctcctgcccctggtGGAGCACCACGTCGGTGCCTATTGCCGGGCGGGACAACTGCCGGACACGGCTGGGAATGGTTCCTGTGGAAACCATTCCACTGTTTCTTCCAGAACCAGCACAAGTTCAGTGTCGAGTAAGGAGGACTTCAGGTTGTCTCTTGAGGAAACTGCAGTTATATCACTGGGAATCCTTTATTACTTGGTGTTCTATAGCTGGGACGTTGTCCACACATTGCTGGCTGCCGGAGTGGAaaaaggtgctgctgctgctgctgctggagacaaACAGGTTTCCAAGATGGACAAAAATGTGTTGTGTGACAATCAGTGTGATAATAAAGAAGATACCAGGACACAAGGagggctgcctgcagctccacaggATGCTCCCAATAATGATCGAGCTCAAcattctttgtttaaaaagctTCTTCAGGTTTTAGCTTTTTCTGCTGCAAGGGGTTCCCAGACTGACAGAATCCTGAGCCAGAGCCTACAGGTTTTGGTGAAATTAGCTGAAAATTCAACAATGGACTTGCTAATAAA TGCTCAGCTGTGTTCTCACTCAG ACACCTGCCTTCTCCTTGCACTGTACATGTACATAACATCAAGACCAGATAAATCAGCATCTGAAATGCTTTGGCTTCAGCTGGAACAAGAG GCAGTCCGGCTCCTGACCCGGCGCACGGGGTGCTCCAGACCAGCACTTCTGTCACCTGGCACAGCCTGTCAGTGCAGCCTCGAG gtGGTTAAGGCACTAATTATAATGTTACACAGGCAGTGGATGAAGATGAGAAGAGCTGAGAACAGCTCGTGTGCACATAAGGAGCAAATTATTCAGTTTTTACGGGATGCTGTTTTACTCTTGCACAGCCTATCTCAGAAAGATAAGCTGTTCCATGAGCACTGCCTAGAAGTTCTCCATCAATATGACCAAGCCATGCCAGGCATAAGAGCCATTCTCAAAAAGACTAAAAAACTGAGTGCCTGTGAAG AGCTGATTTTGGATGAGTTGTATCCTCCTGAGCCAGAAGACCAAGGAATGGACTCCAGCTAG
- the ATRIP gene encoding ATR-interacting protein isoform X3, whose amino-acid sequence MAAPPGPRKRSGPALSGGSGAGAAPPGLRNGLPPHKRPKSAAAGPADPFGDSDDFTADDLEQIDILASQALSQDPPAGLAWGPPGLPRGGREAESRAEDGLMRDAFQFEVLQTQNEENKQKLKEMQDEILTKNGEIKILRDSLQQMRFAVEEQKRSYLLLEQQKSQTLSEKEKEFSKKLQSLQSELQFKDAEINELRTRLQNCERNKHVVTQTVPTTSPKKNFAVQVKPEGCSPQPGRRSFPTKESFNADMSTRPSCSSGNVMAPTSSIKEDSKMTHPEVSSVKHQEATGKNGSYNSAPKRSTRGSILLNALMKQPIVPGSLLGLCHLLSSNSEPLPGAVLQPNSLDTKSTQLPSSRTLQEETAPLVSLQEAQKLAITGLNLIAMDQGLAEGRPAEGQGGLLPLPQCRIRGAVHLLPLVEHHVGAYCRAGQLPDTAGNGSCGNHSTVSSRTSTSSVSSKEDFRLSLEETAVISLGILYYLVFYSWDVVHTLLAAGVEKGAAAAAAGDKQVSKMDKNVLCDNQCDNKEDTRTQGGLPAAPQDAPNNDRAQHSLFKKLLQVLAFSAARGSQTDRILSQSLQVLVKLAENSTMDLLINFQQLLSSQTLLHCLCPETPLPAVLLTVRLLGVLSQHQGLAAQLCSHSDTCLLLALYMYITSRPDKSASEMLWLQLEQEVVKALIIMLHRQWMKMRRAENSSCAHKEQIIQFLRDAVLLLHSLSQKDKLFHEHCLEVLHQYDQAMPGIRAILKKTKKLSACEELILDELYPPEPEDQGMDSS is encoded by the exons ATGGCGGCGCCGCCCGGGCCGCGCAAGCGGAGCGGCCCCGCGCTGAGCGGGGGCAgcggcgccggggccgccccgccgggaCTCCGCAATGGGCTCCCCCCGCACAAGCGCCCCAAGAGTGCCGCGGCCGGGCCCGCCGACCCCTTCGGTGACAGCGACGACTTCACGGCGGACGACCTGGAGCAGATCGACATCCTGGCCTCGCAGGCGCTGTCGCAGGATCCGCCCGCGGGACTCGCGTGGGgacccccggggctgccccggggcgggcgggaaG cagaaagcagagcagaagatGGGCTGATGAGAGATGCATTCCAGTTTGAAGTACTGCAGACacagaatgaagaaaacaaacagaag CTGAAAGAAATGCAGGATGAAATTCTCActaaaaatggagaaattaaaattctgcGTGACTCACTGCAGCAGATGAGGTTTGCTGTGGAGGAACAGAAAAGATCATACCTGCTACTGGAACAGCAAAAATCTCAGACCttgagtgaaaaagaaaaagagttctCCAAAAAG TTGCAGTCGTTGCAGTCAGAGCTGCAGTTCAAGGATGCAGAAATTAATGAGTTAAGAACACGACTTCAgaactgtgaaagaaataaacatgTTGTTACTCAGACAGTTCCAACAACAAG CCCTAAAAAGAATTTTGCAGTACAAGTGAAACCAGAAGGATGTTCTCCACAGCCTGGAAGAAGATCTTTTCCTACAAAAGAATCCTTCAATGCTGACATGTCCACTAGACCATCATGTTCTTCAGGAAATGTGATGGCCCCAACTAGTTCAATCAAAGAAG ACAGTAAGATGACCCATCCTGAAGTTTCATCTGTGAAGCACCAGGAGGCAACGGGAAAAAACGGTTCCTACAACTCTGCACCTAAACGGAGCACACGAG GTTCAATCTTACTGAATGCACTGATGAAGCAGCCCATTGTCCCTGGGTCATTACTAGGATTGTGCCATCTCCTCAGCAGCAACTCTGAGCCTCTACCTGGAGCTGTGTTGCAGCCTAACTCTCTGGATAC GAAGTCCACACAactccccagcagcaggacactgcAAGAAGAAACCGCTCCTCTCGTGTCCCTGCAAGAAGCTCAAAAACTTGCAATAACAGGATTGAACTTGATCGCTATGGACCAAGGATTAGCTGAAGGAAGGCCAGcagaagggcagggagggctcctgcctctcccacagTGCAGGATCCGAGGAGCTGtgcacctcctgcccctggtGGAGCACCACGTCGGTGCCTATTGCCGGGCGGGACAACTGCCGGACACGGCTGGGAATGGTTCCTGTGGAAACCATTCCACTGTTTCTTCCAGAACCAGCACAAGTTCAGTGTCGAGTAAGGAGGACTTCAGGTTGTCTCTTGAGGAAACTGCAGTTATATCACTGGGAATCCTTTATTACTTGGTGTTCTATAGCTGGGACGTTGTCCACACATTGCTGGCTGCCGGAGTGGAaaaaggtgctgctgctgctgctgctggagacaaACAGGTTTCCAAGATGGACAAAAATGTGTTGTGTGACAATCAGTGTGATAATAAAGAAGATACCAGGACACAAGGagggctgcctgcagctccacaggATGCTCCCAATAATGATCGAGCTCAAcattctttgtttaaaaagctTCTTCAGGTTTTAGCTTTTTCTGCTGCAAGGGGTTCCCAGACTGACAGAATCCTGAGCCAGAGCCTACAGGTTTTGGTGAAATTAGCTGAAAATTCAACAATGGACTTGCTAATAAA ttttcaGCAGTTGCTGAGCAGCCAGACCCTGCTGCACTGCCTGTGTCCAGAGACCCCCCTGCCTGCCGTCCTCCTGACTGTGAGACTGCTGGGTGTCCTCTCTCAGCACCAGGGCTTGGCTGCTCAGCTGTGTTCTCACTCAG ACACCTGCCTTCTCCTTGCACTGTACATGTACATAACATCAAGACCAGATAAATCAGCATCTGAAATGCTTTGGCTTCAGCTGGAACAAGAG gtGGTTAAGGCACTAATTATAATGTTACACAGGCAGTGGATGAAGATGAGAAGAGCTGAGAACAGCTCGTGTGCACATAAGGAGCAAATTATTCAGTTTTTACGGGATGCTGTTTTACTCTTGCACAGCCTATCTCAGAAAGATAAGCTGTTCCATGAGCACTGCCTAGAAGTTCTCCATCAATATGACCAAGCCATGCCAGGCATAAGAGCCATTCTCAAAAAGACTAAAAAACTGAGTGCCTGTGAAG AGCTGATTTTGGATGAGTTGTATCCTCCTGAGCCAGAAGACCAAGGAATGGACTCCAGCTAG
- the ATRIP gene encoding ATR-interacting protein isoform X1 — translation MAAPPGPRKRSGPALSGGSGAGAAPPGLRNGLPPHKRPKSAAAGPADPFGDSDDFTADDLEQIDILASQALSQDPPAGLAWGPPGLPRGGREAESRAEDGLMRDAFQFEVLQTQNEENKQKLKEMQDEILTKNGEIKILRDSLQQMRFAVEEQKRSYLLLEQQKSQTLSEKEKEFSKKLQSLQSELQFKDAEINELRTRLQNCERNKHVVTQTVPTTSPKKNFAVQVKPEGCSPQPGRRSFPTKESFNADMSTRPSCSSGNVMAPTSSIKEDSKMTHPEVSSVKHQEATGKNGSYNSAPKRSTRGSILLNALMKQPIVPGSLLGLCHLLSSNSEPLPGAVLQPNSLDTKSTQLPSSRTLQEETAPLVSLQEAQKLAITGLNLIAMDQGLAEGRPAEGQGGLLPLPQCRIRGAVHLLPLVEHHVGAYCRAGQLPDTAGNGSCGNHSTVSSRTSTSSVSSKEDFRLSLEETAVISLGILYYLVFYSWDVVHTLLAAGVEKGAAAAAAGDKQVSKMDKNVLCDNQCDNKEDTRTQGGLPAAPQDAPNNDRAQHSLFKKLLQVLAFSAARGSQTDRILSQSLQVLVKLAENSTMDLLINFQQLLSSQTLLHCLCPETPLPAVLLTVRLLGVLSQHQGLAAQLCSHSDTCLLLALYMYITSRPDKSASEMLWLQLEQEAVRLLTRRTGCSRPALLSPGTACQCSLEVVKALIIMLHRQWMKMRRAENSSCAHKEQIIQFLRDAVLLLHSLSQKDKLFHEHCLEVLHQYDQAMPGIRAILKKTKKLSACEELILDELYPPEPEDQGMDSS, via the exons ATGGCGGCGCCGCCCGGGCCGCGCAAGCGGAGCGGCCCCGCGCTGAGCGGGGGCAgcggcgccggggccgccccgccgggaCTCCGCAATGGGCTCCCCCCGCACAAGCGCCCCAAGAGTGCCGCGGCCGGGCCCGCCGACCCCTTCGGTGACAGCGACGACTTCACGGCGGACGACCTGGAGCAGATCGACATCCTGGCCTCGCAGGCGCTGTCGCAGGATCCGCCCGCGGGACTCGCGTGGGgacccccggggctgccccggggcgggcgggaaG cagaaagcagagcagaagatGGGCTGATGAGAGATGCATTCCAGTTTGAAGTACTGCAGACacagaatgaagaaaacaaacagaag CTGAAAGAAATGCAGGATGAAATTCTCActaaaaatggagaaattaaaattctgcGTGACTCACTGCAGCAGATGAGGTTTGCTGTGGAGGAACAGAAAAGATCATACCTGCTACTGGAACAGCAAAAATCTCAGACCttgagtgaaaaagaaaaagagttctCCAAAAAG TTGCAGTCGTTGCAGTCAGAGCTGCAGTTCAAGGATGCAGAAATTAATGAGTTAAGAACACGACTTCAgaactgtgaaagaaataaacatgTTGTTACTCAGACAGTTCCAACAACAAG CCCTAAAAAGAATTTTGCAGTACAAGTGAAACCAGAAGGATGTTCTCCACAGCCTGGAAGAAGATCTTTTCCTACAAAAGAATCCTTCAATGCTGACATGTCCACTAGACCATCATGTTCTTCAGGAAATGTGATGGCCCCAACTAGTTCAATCAAAGAAG ACAGTAAGATGACCCATCCTGAAGTTTCATCTGTGAAGCACCAGGAGGCAACGGGAAAAAACGGTTCCTACAACTCTGCACCTAAACGGAGCACACGAG GTTCAATCTTACTGAATGCACTGATGAAGCAGCCCATTGTCCCTGGGTCATTACTAGGATTGTGCCATCTCCTCAGCAGCAACTCTGAGCCTCTACCTGGAGCTGTGTTGCAGCCTAACTCTCTGGATAC GAAGTCCACACAactccccagcagcaggacactgcAAGAAGAAACCGCTCCTCTCGTGTCCCTGCAAGAAGCTCAAAAACTTGCAATAACAGGATTGAACTTGATCGCTATGGACCAAGGATTAGCTGAAGGAAGGCCAGcagaagggcagggagggctcctgcctctcccacagTGCAGGATCCGAGGAGCTGtgcacctcctgcccctggtGGAGCACCACGTCGGTGCCTATTGCCGGGCGGGACAACTGCCGGACACGGCTGGGAATGGTTCCTGTGGAAACCATTCCACTGTTTCTTCCAGAACCAGCACAAGTTCAGTGTCGAGTAAGGAGGACTTCAGGTTGTCTCTTGAGGAAACTGCAGTTATATCACTGGGAATCCTTTATTACTTGGTGTTCTATAGCTGGGACGTTGTCCACACATTGCTGGCTGCCGGAGTGGAaaaaggtgctgctgctgctgctgctggagacaaACAGGTTTCCAAGATGGACAAAAATGTGTTGTGTGACAATCAGTGTGATAATAAAGAAGATACCAGGACACAAGGagggctgcctgcagctccacaggATGCTCCCAATAATGATCGAGCTCAAcattctttgtttaaaaagctTCTTCAGGTTTTAGCTTTTTCTGCTGCAAGGGGTTCCCAGACTGACAGAATCCTGAGCCAGAGCCTACAGGTTTTGGTGAAATTAGCTGAAAATTCAACAATGGACTTGCTAATAAA ttttcaGCAGTTGCTGAGCAGCCAGACCCTGCTGCACTGCCTGTGTCCAGAGACCCCCCTGCCTGCCGTCCTCCTGACTGTGAGACTGCTGGGTGTCCTCTCTCAGCACCAGGGCTTGGCTGCTCAGCTGTGTTCTCACTCAG ACACCTGCCTTCTCCTTGCACTGTACATGTACATAACATCAAGACCAGATAAATCAGCATCTGAAATGCTTTGGCTTCAGCTGGAACAAGAG GCAGTCCGGCTCCTGACCCGGCGCACGGGGTGCTCCAGACCAGCACTTCTGTCACCTGGCACAGCCTGTCAGTGCAGCCTCGAG gtGGTTAAGGCACTAATTATAATGTTACACAGGCAGTGGATGAAGATGAGAAGAGCTGAGAACAGCTCGTGTGCACATAAGGAGCAAATTATTCAGTTTTTACGGGATGCTGTTTTACTCTTGCACAGCCTATCTCAGAAAGATAAGCTGTTCCATGAGCACTGCCTAGAAGTTCTCCATCAATATGACCAAGCCATGCCAGGCATAAGAGCCATTCTCAAAAAGACTAAAAAACTGAGTGCCTGTGAAG AGCTGATTTTGGATGAGTTGTATCCTCCTGAGCCAGAAGACCAAGGAATGGACTCCAGCTAG